In Miscanthus floridulus cultivar M001 chromosome 19, ASM1932011v1, whole genome shotgun sequence, the DNA window TAAGACGCCCACCTTCATTAATCAGTTAACCGAAGCGGGTAATGTAACCGCCTCTGTAGGTCTCCATTAAGGGAGGCCTTTGATTGGAGGTGGTTGCAATgtccgcctccgtaaatcaattTTGCCCGCCTCCATAAAGCATTATGTAGTAATGTAATTTGTAACAAAACTTGATGTCATTTTTAGGGAGGCAAATGAGGCAATGATCAAGAAACATTGATTGAACAAAGTGCCTGGTCATTTGAGTAGGCTTAGACAAGCTATCTGCTGGTTTAATTTATGCTTTTGATTTGTGCACTTTGTGatggtttgtgtgagaaaaattGTAATTTTATGAGTGGATCATGACAGCCTTTTGGTGCACCTTTTGTCACTTTTGGCGCACCTTGTCACTTTTGGCAGTAGCTAGCATGTCCTTTATCTGTGGCCGCACATTATCTGTTTACTCTGCTATTGTTACTGTCCATTATCTCTACGTGTATGAGATCATGATGAGAGACTTGCAGATCAATAACCCAAAACATGGgagatttatttttttttattttgctgcAATTCTGTATTTGCAGTACACCAACACTTGTCCTAGCTGGTTCAGTTCCCCCAAGCAACACCGCTTTCAGATATATCCCTAGCTAACCGAACAGCAGATGTTAGAAGCAGGGATTAGTGACAGGCAGAGAATAGTGACAGGCATGGATCCACTCATTTCAGGGGTGGAAGAAATCAGCTCCGGGATTGGATCCTCGGCCTCCGAACGAGGCCTTAATTGTATTTTACATGGAATCTTTGTTTAagtattttgttttttatttcccACCTAAATCAATCTACTTATTGTATTTTTACACAAAATTTTATTTAATATATAGGATATTAGATTACCATAACAGTCAATGTTGTTTATCTTATTATTTCTTTTGTTACTGTAATTTCCATACTTTTAAAGTGAGGGTGGGGACTTATTTTAACTCTCAAGTATTAATGGGATCTGCTCCACGTCGGttgatgtaccacttgtttatcCACAGGTCACTAAATTGTGAAGTAGAACGAAATGCTAGTTAAGGTTTGTTTATATCTGTAATAAGTCACAAAAAAATTGACAATAATTTAGCTAGAAACGAGCTTTAGGTCTCATTACAGTTCCAATTCTACGCGGCGACAGTTAACTTTTCTTACTTATATTCCAAAATGCTCAGTTCTTTGCCCATTTCAATGAACCAACCAGAAAATGAATCATTTTGTCACTACCTTCCCCAAAAACAATCGTTTTGCCAATAATGCCAACGAGTGATTACAACCAATGGACTTGCTAAGTTTATACAATATTTGAAAGTAGACGTTGTCTCTCTGTTTTTCCTAATAAATAATACTAGTAAAATATAGTACAAGTCTAAGTCTACAGACCGAATTTTTTGCTAAGAGCACTCCCCCTGCATTGGAGGAGCTATTGGAAACAACGTTTCATCATCCGTCATTAAAACACCACCGATCATCGTTCGAACAGCTCTTCCAATAGCTCCTCCAATGCAAGGGGAGTGTTCTTGGGTGGCCTATTGCTCTTCCCTTTGGCCGCTCGCTCCGCCAAGTACTTGCTGTAACCTGGAATGACTCCCCCAATGACGGCTTTGCGCAATCTCTTCCTAAGCTCAGGGTTTGGAACCTTCCACTGCTTTTGCATGGCGTAAGTTTCCCTGAACTCATTTTCGAAGTTATCCAGCCTCCCGACATGGTTCAGGAGGCCGCGAGGTATGTGTATGTCATGGTACAACCAAGACATCACTGGCTCCCAAGAGGCATCGAGGTAAGCTTCTATGAAGCTCTGGGTCTTGATAAGACCATCCAGATTTGAGTCCGTTTCTATTTGCTCCTGAAGATTTGGATCTGGCTGGTTAACGTAATCATCCATTGGGGGAGGTCTTCCTCTGGAATCTCGTTTCTTAGGCCTCTCGATCTTGTAATCTTCGAACAGAGTCCAGGACGGCAGGAGCAAGGATGAAACCTTCTGTGAAATGAAGCTGCAATTGTTCATCAAGAATATGTAGCGCAATCCAGGGTCCGAGATAAAATTTGATGTCTTCTCCAGCTGATTCTCCAAGCAAGAGATCGTATCCTTGATGACGATGAATGTTATGTGGGAGTCAACCTTAATGGTGAAGAAAGTAGTTTTTTCAAACCTGGGAAAGAGTTAAGGCAGGGGATCCTATCTCTCCCTTGCTTTTTAATCTAGTAGGGGATGTTCTTACAAAAATGCTCCAGAAGGATGCTGAGAAAGGTATCATTAAAGGGATAGCTGAAAACTTTAGGGTAAGCGGTATTGTGTCTCTATAGTATGCAGATGACACCATTCTTTTTTCTAGAATTGAGGAGGAATACACTAGGAACCTCAAAAGTATCCTCATTTGGTTTGAACAATTGTCTGGTATGAGGATTAATTTTCATAAAAGTGAGTTAATTCCGATGAATGTTGAACCTGAAGCAGTTCATAATCTTGCTCATTTGTTCTCCTGTCCGGTTGGTACCTTACCTATCAAATATTTAGGGGTCCCTTTGCATTATGAGAAGCTTAGTAGGGAGGACATTCAGCCTTTAGTTGATAAAATGTTGAAGAAAATGGTTGGTTGGAGGGGTAGGTTGTTGTCCTACACTGGGATACTAGTTCTCATTAAGTCTTGTTTGGCTAGTATTCCTGTATACTTACTCTCGTTTATTAAATTTCGTAAGTGGGTCATTAGAGTTATACAGTCTCATCTTGGTAATTGCTTATGGGATGATAGCCCCACATCCCGTAAATTTCATTTGGCCAACTAGGAGAGTGTCAGTATGATGAAAGAGTATGGAGGCCTAGGTATTCCTAACTTGAGCGATTTAATTTGTGTCTCTTAGCTTCTTGGGTTAAAAGGTATAATCTAGATGGTGATAAGATGTGGAGATAGTTTTTAGATTTCAAGTACAATACCTAACATCTTTTATAGTTCCTCTTCTGGAGCCTCTGAGTTctttaaaggtttgatgagaGCTGCTTCTGTAGCAAAAATGGGATATAGATGGCATATAGGAAATGGTAAGAAGTGCAAGTTTTGGGAAGATAATTGGTTAGGTACTTCTAGTCTAGCTATTCAATATTGGGAGATATATGTGTTAATTAATGAGAAGGATACTACGGTTGCATCCCTATGGGATGGTATTGATTTGAAATACACTTTTAGAAGATGTGTCGATGGTAGATTATACAATCTTTGGTTAGAAGTGGTTCAGTTAGCTTCTACTATTAGCTTTACTGATGAGGAAGATTCACTAATATGGCAGTTTAATTCTCATGGTGTATACTCGGTCATTAATTTTAGGGGTATTTCTCCCGTGTTTGTTCCTACTGTTTGGGCACTGAAGGCCCCACCTAGAGTCCATTTCTTTCCGTGCCTGTTATCTAAAAACAAGGTTCTGACTAGGGATAATTTGAGTATCATGAAGAAAATCAAGGATCCTACTTGTTTATTTTGTTCAGAGGCTGAAACTATCAATCACTTATTTTTTAAGTAGCTAAACAACTTTGGTCAATTCTTTCTGAGATCTTAAATAGACAAGTTGGTTCAGATTTGGTTTCTGTTGGCACTATGTGGATTAGTAATAGGAAATTCATAGTGAAAAATATTTTTTGTGCTGCTGCCCTGTGGGGGCTTTGGAAACTAAGGAACAGCTTGTGTTTTCAGGGGACACTCTGGGTAGATGTGCGGGTGCTGATAATGAAGGTAACAGCAATGCTACAAAATTGGAGTTCTCTGTGTCCAGAGGAGAAAGTTCCAGAATTTCTGGATCACCTGGACAAACTGAAAAGTTTCGCCACAAGTCCTCACCGTCTACCTGGCTTGGTCGGGTGAATGATGAATGGGATCGCATCTTATATCAATCTGGGAGAGGCTGGAAGATCAGTACAGCTGATGCTCTGCTGACAAGTGAAGTTGATCTAGAAAGGTTGGCTCGTGAAAGAAACTGGTTTAGTGTTGCGAGTGTTGCGGAAACCGGGGGATGTAATGATGTTAGTAGTTTTTCTAGTATTCTAGGCGGTTGTTTGCCTGTTGAGGCCTTCTGAGTTTCTGTTGGAGTTTTTTTGAACTTTGAATATTGTAAGGAGCTTAATGGTTTGATCTTTGCAATATAAAGGCTGGGGGCCACCCTTGAACTCTAAAAAAAAATCCTTGATGACGATATCAACCGAGCTCGAGTAGTGATCGGGTGCGACAGCAGCATGATGTAGCTCATCATCAGCCTGGTGGTCCTGTGGACGCCACCGACCTCTGCCGATGAGACTCTCCAGCAATCGTCCGTGACGAAGGAAGTTCTGACTTTCTCCATCATGCTCCATATGGCGTCGCTCAGCCTGTTCATCTTCCGTACGTAGGAATACAGAGTTCATGGCGTCGAACATGGAGCTGGTCATGGACGCTTCTTCGAACAAGGCCAGGACAGCCGGCGAGTCATCCACGACGCAGGTGTACACCTGCAACATCCCCGGGAGCGTCTCCGGCGCGTGGTCGTCTTTTAGAACGGCGTCAGCCACGGCGTCCACGAAGTCAAGCATCCTGAGGACGCCTGCCTCCGCAAACCGCACGAACTGGGCCACCTCCTGCTCGCGCTCGGTCATTTTTCCGGTGGCCAGCAGCATCAAGTACCAGATAGCCTTCCTGGCCCCGCCGACGGCCGGCGGCCGCTTGGCGCGGAGCTCCTGCTGCGTGATGCAGAGCACCTGCACCATGGTCTTGAGAGCTTTGATCCACCTCTCCATCATATCTAGGACGGAGGCGCACCTGCACCATGGTCTTGAGAGCTTTGATCCACCTCTCCATCATATCTAGGACGGAGGCGCATCCATCCTCCAGGTGCAGCTGCACCTGCACCCGGTCTCCTTCCCCTATACTGAGTACCCACAACACGTCCAGCTCCCCAAAAGGCTGTCTTCGAGGCCAGGGCAGTGTGCCGATGAGGAGCCGAATGCTCGGATGAGGCCCTGCATGTAGCCGTCGTGGACCATCTGCTGCGCGATGGCGCGGAGCTCCTCGACTCCATCTAGGTCTGCAGCCTCCTCCCAGtcggaggagaaggacgaggaCAAGGGCGAGCAACGGGCCCATGCATCCAAGGCCGGACTGGAGGCCGAGCTCGCGCTCGACCAGCAAATAAGCCCCCCCATCTCCCGCCTCAGTGTCGCAGCTCGCGGGGAAgaaccactgcaccgacccgcacAGGCCGCCGGAGACGACAGAGACTCTGCGGATCGAATCGCGGTAGGTGCACAGCGAGGAGTAATCGAGCTGGAGATTCCCCAGTACGGGCGCAAGCATTCTTCCTGTGCCTCTGTCGACTGTCGTACTGCATCATCTCTGCTACGGTTCGGTTCTGTAATCCGTATGCACAGTAAGCAAACTCTCGGTCTGTTCGctagttggtttctgagctggtttagattggctggtgctggtttattgtgagagaaaaatactgttggctggctggtttgggctggctggtttgggttgCCTGGTTTCTAGCTCGAGGCATCGAGTGATGACTTATTGGCTAATAATATAATGGCTCAAGTTCACTGGATATCAACCACGCAAATTGTTGCTCGCTTCGTTTTTCAGAGATGATTAGGTCAGCGTGTTTGGTATGGAGACCGATCGCATGCGGAATCAATCGACGCAGCACGGGGTCGTTCGGTCCGTCCGTTGTTTTAGCTCTTTTGTGCAGGATCGGATAACTCCGGATGGTATCACGATGCAAAACAAGGACCGACCGATCGAGCGTCGTTTTCCCGGCTAAGGCCGGTCGCTGGCGTAGCAGTCGTGAGAAATGCATTCCTTATCGAGAAGCAAACTCCAGGAAAGAAGCAGGAACCCGTCACGCAAACTAATAATCCTCCGGGCTCCCGCGTTGATGACGATCGATCGACGAGAGGTCCTCGATCGATCGTATATTAGCTAGAGCAAGCAGCTGATGTGTAAACTAACAATGTACACTATCTTCCAGAAACTCAAGCGCCTCTCCCGCGAAGCATCGTGCGATCGTGTTTGACTGGGGGCACGGAATCTGACCATCCATCGACGTCTGCAGCGAAGAGCGAGACCACTCCCAGTCCCAGCGGCGGCGTCCAGGAGAGACGTCACGACTACAGTAATCGATGGTTCCTGGATGCTAGTTTCACGTTGAGTACTCCCACCACACACACATATAAGGTGCAAACCAGGAATctgtgcaaacttgaaaactacGAATCAGATCCACAGAATGCCAATCCAGtggatggggtgagaggtggAACTATTTTGCGCTTAAACCCTCCCACCTGCCAGCCAGTTTTCCAAAAAAAACCCTGGCCCCTCCTGTGCAAACCTGCCCCCAGGGATTCCACAGCACCGATCGTCCGTTCCCATCGCGACCGGTTCGTTTTCGCGTGACGGCTTTCTGCGAGCGAGCAGGGCCTGCGCCACCAGGAATTCATCGCCCGGCGCCGAGAATTCACAAGCCAGCGAGTTCTTATCCGCCCGGCGCCAGCGAGTCGCCCCAGCCCCCAGACGCCGCCACAAATGTGCGCCCCTGTTTCTCCCGGTGCCAGCCATCCCTGCTGCTGAACTCGAGGAGACCAGGAGGCCCTGCCGCTGAACTCTAGGAGACAAGGAGGCCCTGCCGGTCTGCGTGCATCACGATCACCATCGCAAGCGAGTCGCGAGCTGAGTGCCGCCGCCCATGCGCCCAGGTTGGTGTGCTTGGCGAGTTCGTTTTTGCGCGCGTCCGGCCATCTGCGAGGTCCTGCGCGGCTCCGGCGTGTGTGAGTTCCTTATCGTGACCTTTcttttcgttttcgttttcgtgGCCCAGTTTCCTTTTCGTTTGATTGCAAGTTATGTCAATCTGATTGCCAGAGAACGTACCCGGATGGTGCGACGATGCGGAACGATGGCGATAGCCAACAGCAGCAAGAGCTGCAGCAGCCATGGACAGGGAACGACGCCCTCTCTGAAGTCGTCGCCGTTGATCCCGCCATCGTGGGACTTACAGGAACAAGTTTTGAGGCCACCGCCATGGATCATTTGAAGCCTGTGGTTGGAATAATGTTTGATACACTTACAGATGTGGAGAAATTTTACAAATCGTATGCACATGAAGCTGGTTTCTCTATTCGTGTTGGTCAGCACAAGAAGCAAAATGATGAAATATTATTCAAGCACATCTGGAAAAAAGATAAAGACACATAATGTGATGGAAAACAGATGTGGCTGTGAGGCACATATTGTTGTGAAGCTTGGCAGTGACAAGAAGTATCGGATAGCTTCAATGGTTGAGGAGCACAGTCACAATTTTGTGTCACCGAATAAGAGGCATTTGCTAAGATCCAACCGTAATGTTAGTGAGAGGGCAAATAGTACTTTGTTCAGTTGTCATAAGGCTAGCATTGGCACCTCACAGGCATATAGACTTCTCCATGTTAGTGAGGGTGGGTTTCATATTGTTGGGTGCACGCTGAGGGATTTGCAAAACTATTACCGTGACCTCAGGAACAAAATCAAGGATGCAGATGCACAAATGTTTGTGGCACAACTTGAGCGAAAGAAGGAAGTAAATCCTGCCTTCTTTTATGACTTTATGGTGGATGAACAAGGACGACTTGTTCGTGTGTTTTGGGCAGATGCCTTATGCAGGGAAAACTATAGTGTTTTTGGTGATGTGGCTTCTGTAGATTCAACATACACCACTAACCAGTATAACATGATTTTTGTGCCATTTACTGGAGTCAATCATCACTTGCAAAGTGTTTTCCTAGGGGCAGCATTCTTGGCAAATAAAAAGATCGAGTCAAATGAATGGTTGTTTAACACCTTTCTGAAGGCTATGCGTGGAGTAGCACCTCATCTAATCATAACAGATGAAGATGCGAGCATGAAGGCTGCTATTGCTCAGATTCTACCTGTTACAACTCACAGACTTTGCATGTGGCATATTATGGAAAAGGTACCTGAGAAGGTCAAGCCCTCTATAAGAGAGGATGAACAGTTCTAGGATAGACTACACACATGTGTTTGGGGCTCTGAGACTTCAGATGATTTTGAGTCACAGTGGAATTCTATCATAACAGATTTTGCACTCATGGAAAATGATTGGTTTTCCACAATGTTTGCCATGCGTCAATCATGGATTCTAGCATACTTTATGGACATACCTCTAGCAGGAATCTTTAGGACTACGTCACGATCGGAGAGTGCAAATTCTTGTTTTAATCATTTCATTCATCAAAAATTGACCTTTGTTGAGTTTTGGCAGAGATTTGACACAGCTTTGGAGTGCCAGCTCCAAGAGGAGTTAAAGGCCGACAATGCAAGTCTTCACACCACTCCTAAATTGATGACACCATGGGACATGGAGAAGCAATGTAGTGTGATATATACACATGAAGTTTTTAGTAAATTTCATGAACAAATCCTAGCTGCAAGAGACCATTGCATTATTCAAGGCATTATAGAGTGTGAAGATATAAAAATTGTCACCATCAGCAGTCTATCTAGAAAAGAGCGAGTGGTTCAGTTGAACAAGTCAGACATGTTTGGTAGGTGCTCCTGTAAATTATATTAGTCCTATGGCATCCCGTGTCGTCATATCATACAAGTGCTTAGAGCCGAGAAGCAAAATGAGGTACCATCGATTTATATTATGAAGAGATGGGAGAAAAGATGTAAAAGGTTTGTAttgtatgattttttttctatggcTATTTTGTACAATAGTCTTGATCAGATATTCATTTTTATAGGAAACTATTCTTTGATGAAAAAGGTAACCTGCTAGATGAAAAGCCTAAAGATCCTATGGAGGTGGCAATGCGGAAAAAGATTTCAGATTCACCGAACCAGTTTGAAGATCTTATCCAGATGGCCAAGAACTCTGAACAAGGGATGGACTTTTTATTTTctagtttatccaacctagtagaACCTCTCCAAAAGATCATGCCTGCTACGAGAGTTAATAAACAAGATGAGTATGAATCTTTCCTTGGTAGTAAAATTCCAAATCAAGTCGATATACATCCACCAAATGATATCAAGTCAAAAGGGAGATGCAAAGAATTAAGAAGAGCAAGGAGATGAAGGCTGCAAGCAAGGGTAAATGTAAACGGACGTGTGGAAAATGTAAGCAAGTAGGGGATCATGATGCACGCACTTGGCCGAACAATGTTGTTAGCTGATATTTCAAGTTCGTGTAACCTTTTAATACCTTATGGAATGCTGCTTGTAAACATTTATTGATCAGTGCATTTGCATAAGAACCTTTTCCAGTAGATGCGTTAGTTGTAGAAAAGATTGGATGCTAAGAATCTTTTCCAAATGCTTTTAGTGGAGTTAAAACAAATAATGAATTGAACCAACAACAACATCTTCCCATGTGTGGAGAACCAAACATCAGAGATAAGATAGTTTGTGGCAAAGGCTTGATCAATTGAACTTATTCCATCACAGATGGCTTATGCAACACCAGGCACAAGTAGTGTGTGAAGTACAAGTACAGGTAGAAGTACATGGCCAAAGAATACTAATTTATACACATCTATTTTGTGATCTTCTTTATGCCTTTTGAAATCCAAAAATAACACAAGACAGCAAATTGCTCTTGTTACATGCTGACACACTGTCATCAGTTCATCACTTCTTTAGCACTTGTCAGCCTCCTTGAACACTTTCAGGCATTTCTCAACCACATTGCTACTGAACTTCTATATGGAGAAGTGGATGTATGATCTTCGCCTTGTCAGCCTCCTTGAACACTTTCAGGCATTTCTCAATCACATTGCTACTGAACTTCTACATGGACAAGTGACTACACACCTAACATTAAAAAAAGGGTAGACGGTGAATCCACAAGAATTCCGGTGCTTGCAAACTGCTCGAAAGCGAGGGACGTCGATTGGGCAGAGTCCATGGCATATCATGAAGAGCAGTTCTAGTAACAATTCTGACTAGGGACGCTGTTATTCTTCCCTTCTGAAAGGAtcgagatgcccaagaggggggtgaattgggctaattctaaatttttgcaatagtaaagccctacacttagcccatttcaccccttgtgtctaaagtgagtttctattgttctcccgtacaaaagttttgcaccctaggttccaatcctactctagcatggcaattctaggaatgtaaatacatgaaatgaattgttcaaaggtaaatgcttaaagtaaagagagggaaaggaacacggcgatattttcccgaggtatcggagagtcgtcactccccactagtcctcattggagcacccacgcaagggtgtaactcccccttgatcgcgcaaggatcaagtgctctctataggctgattctttgacactctgtcgcagtgaatcatccacaaccgctcataaagtgacttgggtcatccacatagtccgtcgaatgatcaccaagctcccaatcaccaccgagccatctaggtgatggcgatgaccaagagtaacaagcacaaactctcacttaaccaagacaagcctaatgagtaaggtggatACACaattgctactccctatgcactaatgaggtccttaatcttggattatcaaatctaaatcaccccactaggctcttgctctcccttgcactccaaaggtgattCTCAGCTAAACAAATCGGCAAGAGGCCTCccatggatgagtggagtaagtatttataccccttattcaaaacataacgttaggaggctgagtcatcactctacgGGCTGACCGAACACTCCGATCAGGGTgaacggacgctccggtcagttgtaCCCACCACTCTATCAGAGAGAGTCATTAAGCTCTAACatgactctgaccagcgtccggtcagcatccaccggacgcatccgatcaagaaaaaacctctctagaacctctttggagTGGACCGGACGCAGGCACCCCAGCATCtggtgctcctccactcagcattcggtcagtaccagacgactatagttgatcaaatgaactagccGGACTCACCCTCCAATGTCCAGTCATGACCAGACTAGCATccgatcagtcatttgaccctccattcacttccaactcaaaatcctatgtgaatgaagttgactccaattgatcttagggctattcctgagctacctagtgctaggtttgataagtgtgcaccacacctaacccactagactcacctaggtcaagctactagtccataccccccttaatagtacggccaaaggaaaaataaagtcctaaactactctaagtgtctctctaacaccaaacgacacttagaactagtctatcctttaCATTGtcatctatcctttgaaaaccaaaatgatttccatcgacaggggcatgacaaccatgatttcccaatcaatttccattatcatgacctaactcaaattgtctctgtaaaacacacgttagtcatagtaatcttgtgtcgtcattaatcactgaaacccatctaggggcctagatgctttcaatctctcgctttttggtgattgatgacacacaacctcgagtatgtaaaagagatgagtgaggttttcaatatgcttggttcatataagattttgacaataagaacaaaggggttagacatgcttatatgacctaagccaacatggtgtactcaaaagatatgaattaagcatgagtacatgaagtaaagctcatttgaatcggagtaaaaagcggaagcaaagcaaatgagcatagccaagtgacatgacatatatatatatatatcaatgtggagagcacacatgtcacataagtctcaccatcacatgtatataatacaatgcataaaagtaaacgtgaatgcacgaagtatcacacacaaagGACCAAAAGAAACGAATCGAGAccatctcacacgctcccccaagatctaacatactcactccctctccccctttggcgtcaagcaccaaaacctaagggtcagacgGTGGGATTGGAGCAGTCGAGTCAAGCGTTGAGGTGCAGTGAGAGATCTGGaactgagctgcatcatcctctgaccctcAACTCTAAagggtctgaccctctatagctggaagtgaaggtgaaggTGAAGCGGTCTGAGTCTGGTCAGTAACTGGCGTGGCCTATAACTCTGCAGGTGTAACTGTAGGAAGGGGAGCCACATCTGTTGCTGTCGCTATCactgaagcctcaagtgtaggagtgactgtctGAGGTGGCTCGGATGATGCAACAGACGATGGAATCATCTCGGTAGTCCTAGTAACTGGAGCAGCTATGGTTGGACCAGAGACTCAGAACACtagaggtgtaggctgccctgtaagcTCACTAAAGATAGCGCTGAGACTCCTGGAGACTAGGGTGTCCATCACTAACGCTGAAGAAGTTTGAGTTGGAGTGAAACCCGTAACAATAGAAGTAAAGTGCAGACCCTGAGCTAtccctggtgaagcaaaccactgagacacctgctctataggtgaggtAAACTGAGGAGCTGGTTGTCTCTAACTTGgaagcccactgggttgtacagctagagtcactggagtggtggtggcaggctggcctaTCTGAAATGTAGACTACTGAGGAtcaaccccaatagcagtgaatacatgctgcatgaagccgACTAACTATTGCTGAATCATAAGTTGCTGCTATTGCACGGTCTGCTGCTGCCGCTAAAACTCATCCTATCATGCCTGAACCTGAGCAAGTGTAGCTACGTTCTCCTGTGCTTGGCATGCCTGGTCCtatctcatccgctcaagtatagctagaagtgttaggtctgtctgcggtggctgtggtggagctgagctggagccactatgcatcaagctgctcctcctctatctctacaatgcccctaatgatctcatcctactgagctactgTCTCTGGTACCTCTGGGCAATGACTCAGCTAGCGAGGTGTCCTCGCACGACTGTGGCGTGGCATCTAGCTCATGTCATACTatggaaactcagtagtagcacctaTCCACTCTGCCATTATCTCTGGGGACTTGTGTGAAACTACCTTTTGGAGTAAAaaaaagtgatccaatgagcataaggcagctgacggtgacctctgaagccctctgaGACACCAGGTAATGCACTAGCCATGGCTGAATTCGAGTCAGGCCCTCACGGTAGCCCATCCTCgggagcagagtcctcctcataatagcatcaaggagccgagctataggtgtaaggtcatgtggtatcctgctcgacccctcgccaaacggCTCTATGAAGCATGGTCTAACAAGATATGGAGGTAGCACAAGTCTACCGTGAGTGCGCCTCggaggctctgtctgtccatagcatacctcatgaagataaataggtgactctagaatccttagaatctctctgaccctcgagctctagAGCCTATAGTCATGCCCTCGAAAAGCAAAATGTATAAATCTGTGTCTCGGGTCAATGCACAAGGAGGAGTAGAACTCGTggacccaagatagaacatacTGACCAGTCCATCCAAGGAGATCTGACAAACCAGGCAGATAAGTGAGGTGAGGATGGATCTGCTCGCCTGTAGCTGCAACTAGAGACTCTAAGGAGTAGACCCGTTGAGATCTAAAAGCAACACCGATGTTGAGAtatgcactatagaagtcctcctgcaacacagtgtagaagtgctctgaggcACACTCATCCCACCTCGGCGGAAACCAATCCTCAAATTGTACAAATCATAGATGTTGCACCTGTCTAGCTATGGCTGTCCTCAGGTCA includes these proteins:
- the LOC136526178 gene encoding protein FAR1-RELATED SEQUENCE 5-like, which translates into the protein MRNDGDSQQQQELQQPWTGNDALSEVVAVDPAIVGLTGTSFEATAMDHLKPVVGIMFDTLTDVEKFYKSCGCEAHIVVKLGSDKKYRIASMVEEHSHNFVSPNKRHLLRSNRNVSERANSTLFSCHKASIGTSQAYRLLHVSEGGFHIVGCTLRDLQNYYRDLRNKIKDADAQMFVAQLERKKEVNPAFFYDFMVDEQGRLVRVFWADALCRENYSVFGDVASVDSTYTTNQYNMIFVPFTGVNHHLQSVFLGAAFLANKKIESNEWLFNTFLKAMRGVAPHLIITDEDASMKAAIAQILPVTTHRLCMWHIMEKVPEKVKPSIREDEQF